In a genomic window of Mastacembelus armatus chromosome 3, fMasArm1.2, whole genome shotgun sequence:
- the LOC113138257 gene encoding EGF-like repeat and discoidin I-like domain-containing protein 3 isoform X2, with amino-acid sequence MKGAANLRTALLTTFALILCLYSTRGDYCEVNLCHNGGTCVTSVGEDPFICICADGFGGDTCNLTETGPCSPNPCKNDGLCEVIAPTRRGDVFSEYICKCQSGFEGVQCQINVNDCDQQPCKNGGVCRDLDGDYTCQCPSPYVGKQCQFRCTSLLGMEGGAIVESQISASSVHYGILGLQRWGPELARLNNQGIVNAWTSATNDRNPWIEVNMQKKMRLTGIITQGASRMGTAEYIKAFKVASSFDGQTYTTYREGGQRIDTVLVGNTDNDSTKTNLFDPPIVAQYIRIIPVVCRRACTLRMELVGCELNGCSEPLGMKSRLISDGQLSASSSYKTWGIDSFTWHPQFARLDKQGKTNAWSPANNNCSEWLQVDLEKTKRLTGIITQGAKDFGVVQFVSVFKVAYSNDGESWSMVMDEKTSNHKLFQGNTDNNTHKKNLFEPPFYAQYVRVIPWEWHERITLRMELLGCDD; translated from the exons ATGAAGGGAGCCGCAAATTTAAGAACAGCGCTTTTAACAACCTTTGCTCTTATACTTTGTCTGTATTCAACCAGAG GTGACTACTGTGAGGTGAATCTTTGTCACAATGGAGGAACATGTGTGACAAGTGTAGGAGAGGATCCCTTCATCTGTATCTGTGCAGATGGCTTTGGTGGAGACACCTGCAACCTCACAGAGACAG GACCCTGCAGTCCTAACCCCTGTAAGAACGATGGGCTGTGCGAGGTCATTGCTCCAACCAGACGAGGAGATGTTTTCAGTGAATACATCTGCAAGTGTCAGTCTGGCTTCGAAGGAGTGCAATGTCAGATCA atgTGAATGACTGTGACCAGCAGCCCTGTAAGAATGGAGGCGTGTGCAGAGATCTTGATGGAGACTACACCTGCCAGTGCCCCTCACCATATGTTGGAAAGCAGTGCCAGTTTC GTTGCACTTCCTTGCTGGGGATGGAGGGAGGTGCAATTGTGGAGTCACAGATTTCTGCTTCCTCTGTGCACTACGGCATTCTGGGTCTCCAGCGTTGGGGCCCTGAGTTGGCTCGGCTAAACAACCAAGGCATCGTCAATGCCTGGACGTCAGCCACCAATGACAGGAACCCCTGGATCGAG GTTAATATGCAGAAGAAGATGCGTCTGACGGGCATCATCACTCAGGGTGCAAGTCGCATGGGCACAGCAGAGTACATCAAAGCCTTCAAGGTGGCGAGCAGCTTTGATGGGCAAACTTACACCACTTACAGAGAGGGCGGCCAACGGATCGACACA GTTCTCGTCGGCAACACAGACAATGACAGCACAAAGACCAACCTTTTTGACCCTCCGATCGTGGCCCAGTACATCCGCATAATCCCTGTGGTTTGCCGCCGGGCTTGTACGCTGCGCATGGAGTTGGTGGGCTGTGAACTCAATG GTTGCTCAGAGCCTCTGGGAATGAAGTCTCGCCTCATCTCCGATGGGCAGCTTTCAGCCTCCAGCTCTTACAAAACCTGGGGTATTGACAGCTTCACGTGGCACCCTCAGTTTGCCCGACTGGATAAACAGGGAAAAACAAATGCCTGGTCTCCTGCCAACAACAACTGCTCAGAGTGGCTCCAG gTTGATCTGGAGAAGACAAAGCGCCTCACAGGCATCATCACACAGGGGGCCAAGGACTTTGGGGTGGtgcagtttgtgtctgtgtttaaagtTGCTTACAGTAATGATGGCGAATCATGGAGTATGGTCATGGATGAGAAAACCAGCAATCATAAG CTTTTCCAAGGCAACACTGACAACAACACTCATAAGAAGAATCTATTTGAGCCTCCATTCTATGCCCAATATGTCCGAGTTATCCCATGGGAGTGGCATGAGCGCATCACTCTACGCATGGAGCTGCTGGGCTGCGATGACTAG
- the LOC113138257 gene encoding EGF-like repeat and discoidin I-like domain-containing protein 3 isoform X1, whose protein sequence is MKGAANLRTALLTTFALILCLYSTRGDYCEVNLCHNGGTCVTSVGEDPFICICADGFGGDTCNLTETGPCSPNPCKNDGLCEVIAPTRRGDVFSEYICKCQSGFEGVQCQINVNDCDQQPCKNGGVCRDLDGDYTCQCPSPYVGKQCQFRCTSLLGMEGGAIVESQISASSVHYGILGLQRWGPELARLNNQGIVNAWTSATNDRNPWIEVNMQKKMRLTGIITQGASRMGTAEYIKAFKVASSFDGQTYTTYREGGQRIDTVLVGNTDNDSTKTNLFDPPIVAQYIRIIPVVCRRACTLRMELVGCELNVYSNTAGCSEPLGMKSRLISDGQLSASSSYKTWGIDSFTWHPQFARLDKQGKTNAWSPANNNCSEWLQVDLEKTKRLTGIITQGAKDFGVVQFVSVFKVAYSNDGESWSMVMDEKTSNHKLFQGNTDNNTHKKNLFEPPFYAQYVRVIPWEWHERITLRMELLGCDD, encoded by the exons ATGAAGGGAGCCGCAAATTTAAGAACAGCGCTTTTAACAACCTTTGCTCTTATACTTTGTCTGTATTCAACCAGAG GTGACTACTGTGAGGTGAATCTTTGTCACAATGGAGGAACATGTGTGACAAGTGTAGGAGAGGATCCCTTCATCTGTATCTGTGCAGATGGCTTTGGTGGAGACACCTGCAACCTCACAGAGACAG GACCCTGCAGTCCTAACCCCTGTAAGAACGATGGGCTGTGCGAGGTCATTGCTCCAACCAGACGAGGAGATGTTTTCAGTGAATACATCTGCAAGTGTCAGTCTGGCTTCGAAGGAGTGCAATGTCAGATCA atgTGAATGACTGTGACCAGCAGCCCTGTAAGAATGGAGGCGTGTGCAGAGATCTTGATGGAGACTACACCTGCCAGTGCCCCTCACCATATGTTGGAAAGCAGTGCCAGTTTC GTTGCACTTCCTTGCTGGGGATGGAGGGAGGTGCAATTGTGGAGTCACAGATTTCTGCTTCCTCTGTGCACTACGGCATTCTGGGTCTCCAGCGTTGGGGCCCTGAGTTGGCTCGGCTAAACAACCAAGGCATCGTCAATGCCTGGACGTCAGCCACCAATGACAGGAACCCCTGGATCGAG GTTAATATGCAGAAGAAGATGCGTCTGACGGGCATCATCACTCAGGGTGCAAGTCGCATGGGCACAGCAGAGTACATCAAAGCCTTCAAGGTGGCGAGCAGCTTTGATGGGCAAACTTACACCACTTACAGAGAGGGCGGCCAACGGATCGACACA GTTCTCGTCGGCAACACAGACAATGACAGCACAAAGACCAACCTTTTTGACCCTCCGATCGTGGCCCAGTACATCCGCATAATCCCTGTGGTTTGCCGCCGGGCTTGTACGCTGCGCATGGAGTTGGTGGGCTGTGAACTCAATG TTTATTCAAACACGGCAGGTTGCTCAGAGCCTCTGGGAATGAAGTCTCGCCTCATCTCCGATGGGCAGCTTTCAGCCTCCAGCTCTTACAAAACCTGGGGTATTGACAGCTTCACGTGGCACCCTCAGTTTGCCCGACTGGATAAACAGGGAAAAACAAATGCCTGGTCTCCTGCCAACAACAACTGCTCAGAGTGGCTCCAG gTTGATCTGGAGAAGACAAAGCGCCTCACAGGCATCATCACACAGGGGGCCAAGGACTTTGGGGTGGtgcagtttgtgtctgtgtttaaagtTGCTTACAGTAATGATGGCGAATCATGGAGTATGGTCATGGATGAGAAAACCAGCAATCATAAG CTTTTCCAAGGCAACACTGACAACAACACTCATAAGAAGAATCTATTTGAGCCTCCATTCTATGCCCAATATGTCCGAGTTATCCCATGGGAGTGGCATGAGCGCATCACTCTACGCATGGAGCTGCTGGGCTGCGATGACTAG